In one Musa acuminata AAA Group cultivar baxijiao chromosome BXJ2-5, Cavendish_Baxijiao_AAA, whole genome shotgun sequence genomic region, the following are encoded:
- the LOC103984712 gene encoding uncharacterized protein LOC103984712, producing the protein MDDFRSRSFNDGKMQLEVYGGRRSGAVPAPPVLHDYRSYSASYFYTYDGSGVGYGDFKGKPDHGSSASNKGGRVFKDPEFQRKRRVASYKAYAVEGKVKGSLRRSLRWFKDKYTRAVYGWW; encoded by the coding sequence ATGGACGACTTCAGATCGAGGTCCTTCAACGACGGGAAGATGCAGCTGGAGGTGTACGGAGGCCGGCGCTCGGGGGCGGTCCCGGCCCCTCCGGTCCTGCACGACTACAGGAGCTACAGCGCTTCCTACTTCTACACCTACGACGGCAGCGGCGTCGGCTACGGCGATTTCAAAGGGAAGCCTGACCACGGTTCCTCCGCGTCCAACAAGGGCGGGCGGGTCTTCAAAGACCCCGAGTTCCAGCGGAAACGGAGGGTCGCCAGCTACAAGGCCTACGCCGTGGAGGGCAAGGTGAAGGGCTCGCTGCGGCGGAGCCTCCGGTGGTTTAAGGATAAGTACACCCGGGCGGTCTACGGCTGGTGGTAG